The genomic DNA TAAAGATCAGTAGCATACTTCTGCAAGTTTCACAGTGAATATACATCAGATCAGAGTTAAAGGGTTGTCTACACAGCTCGCATTTAGGCTTCAAAAAGTGGTTATCTGAAACACCCCTTGTGAGTATGTTTGCCCGCCTGAAGTCGATTCCAGTTTCATCACTGTTCCTTTTCCTCCATATGACACCCCAGTTACACAACTTACTTCGCTTCGATGCTAATCGAGAATGAGAAGCAGATTGCTTTGTATCAGAACTTCTTTCCTGAATTTTGACAGAATTCTCCTTGCTTCTGATAGAGGACAGTTTCATGGGTTGAGTAGAACTTTTAACCGGCATGCCTTTGGAGACTGCTGGTGCACTGCAACAGACTTGTCCTTGCAAGGGCAATAGAGTGGTAGGAGACTTAGTATTGATTTCATTTCGAGCAAGAACTCTGGCATTGTAACACTCCTTACAAATGGTCAAGCACTCAACTTTCCCATTCATAACTGTTGAGCTTAAAGTACAGCCCTGATGACAATAACCTGATCACAAATTGACAAAGCAAAATTAGACGGACATTCAAACCAAACTCCGCAACAACAAAAATAAATGGTCCCACAGAGAAAAAGCTCCTGGTGGGTAAATTTTTTGTTTcaataattttggtatattaCTAAAATGGCTGTATTTCACATGTTTTCAtgtttaaaagaaataataatctCACAGGAAATAAATGAGTTGTATAGCTATCCAGTTGACTAAATAAGAGTCAAGATTCACGATTACCACTTTAGGCCCAGACAAGAACAAGTAATGAAaagataaattattaataataaaacagcTTTCCACAAGGGCGCTAACGATCTGATATTGATAGTTCTCCCCTGAATCTAAGTTTTTCTAGGAACAAATTCACTTTGCCAGAACATAGGATCAAGTTTCCCTGGCTCAAAACTACCAAAATCAATCAATTGCTAGTGAAGTCAAGAAATTTCAACAGTGTAAGTTTCAGATTTTCTTTAACATTTCTATTTAGAGTAATTAATCATGCAATTCTTGAAAATATTTTGGAGtaaaaaccaatcaaaattattaaacaGGATGATCAACTTCCAGACTGCAACATTACAGGAATTCTCCTTGCAAGGAAAATGTAAATCAAAACCAAGAAGTGCAAGGCAGATTATTCCCCACAAACATGTGAATCACAAACTTCCTCTCATCAGCattgaaaaaggaaaaaggaatGGAAATATCAAGAGTCTACTAAAAATTCACAAACAAATGAAGACCTATTAATAATGGAGAGGCCCTACCCTAGCTTGACCTTTCTCCTTGATCACCTATAACAAAAGGCTTgtctttttttaaatttataacttTAATACTTAATTGCAAAAACACTAAGCAAAACAACTGGATTATACATTAGACAGGCGGTCTATTGAGAACACGTGAAGTTAGAACATAAGTATGATATACAGATGCTGAAGAACATTAGAAGAGATTAGTTCAGGGACCCCTAAGACAAAATTGggaaataaagtataatttagaATGAGAGTCTAGAGTGGTTAGCATACCCTGGCATGTGCCACATTTGACTGCATTCCTGATGATTGCACAACAGAAAAGATAAATAAGATTAGAGCAAGGAGGTGAAGAAAATAGgaatttcaatataaaaatatatatatttgacaaCCATATAAGAAGATTACCTCAATAAAACATCCATTTGACAAGAAGCACAAGAACACTTCTCTGATTTATCTCTTTTAGATATCAGATACGCAAATATATTCCTACGGGAAGCTTTCAACTGCCTTCTTTGTAACTCGGATAACTCACTTAAAGGCTTTTTAACTGGTGCAAAAGCAGAAACACTCATTCTTTCTTCATATTCTTTGATCAAATATAAAGGAATGTATGTTACATGAAACCAATATTTCTCCTTTTCATCATCAATTTTCTCAATGTCAACTACATTCTTCATGACACGTGAAGGAAGGTGCTTTTGATTTCCAAAAGCAACTCCATATTGGATCTTGCTTTCTACAGTTTTCTTATCACATATAATTGCATTTCTAAAAACATATGCTTCTGTCTCTGAACCTTTTCCATCTGAGATGTTATGCTCAGGACGAACAAGATCATTCCATCTCACATGAAGATCTAGGTATCTAACCTGAACCAAAGtgcaattaaaattttgttaaacttCCTCACAACCCAGTGCACTGTTGGAAAAAGGGTTACATGAATGGTTCATTCAAATGTAGTTTAATGACAAACCTGAAGTGCAAGCTGCGCTGCATTCTTACTCCTTTCTACTGCAGCTCTCCAAATTAATTGTCTGCTTCTTTTAGGaatctcaaaatcatcaacataaTTAATACCAGAAATCTTTCTCACACCACCTAATAAGTCACAAAATCATAACTCtagttactttatttattttcaccaattttactattataaagAAAGCAAATTAGATTTCTTTATTTCATAGAGAATGAAGATACCTTGTTGTGCAGCTTTTCTAACCATTGAGGCAGGCAAAATTGCTTTCTGGAACACATGGGTTGACAACTTCCCTCCACGCCACCAGTCAATACTTTTACCATCACAGTCGTCAGCTGTAACTTCAGAAGCAACAGACTGCTTCCTACGTCGCCTTCCACCTGGCCCACGCTTTAGAGGGAATCCCACAGTGGATGAAGTGCTTTGAATCACAGAAGAATCTACTAACCAATCATCCATTAGCTTGACCCAGTCCAAAGAAAGAGCATTAAGAGAAATGTTATCCTCAAGCTGAAAATGTAAACCAAAagccaaatcaaccaaaatatAGAGAATATATAGATGTTGATGATGCATATCATCTACTACATCAGAAACCAAAAACCACATCTACCAAGAGCAATCAGTCATACAGCTCATGGCTTCTCATCAAATTTCATGTTACAAGTTCACATGGGTTTGCAATAGACCTTTTAACCAAACTATGTATATTTTcgcaataaatttttttatataaatggttTATATAAAGATGAGTTCAGAAAAAATGTGAGCAGGGAAGAGAAAGCAAAATAATCAAGCGACCTTAAATTATTAGTAGTTGACAAGCGAACAAGAGTGAGGACAGACTAGACCAGGGATGAAAAAAGCATGAGCAAAGAAGAAATTAATGATAAAATAGGAAAATCTATCATCACCCCAATAACCTAGTAAGCCAACATGAAAATTAGTAAGATCTGACTAAGATTTAGTTAAACAATAAGATAAAATTAATAATACACAACGGAAAATTAACAAACTCAAACCTTCCACATGAATTAAGTCCTAAATTAATCCAAAATTTTATAGCACACATAAAAATTAGTTAAAGATAACACGTTCTTCAGTTCCTGGTTGGCAGTATGCCAGGAAACCTTGACAAGGGAGGGATAAGGTTAAGGTGATTTTAACAGATTAGCATGGAGAAAATTAACAAATATGTAAAACTCATATCAAGCAAGAGTGTTAATATGTAAAACTCACATCAAGCAAGCGTGTTAATATGTAAAACTCACATCAAGCAAGAGTGTTAATATTTAAAACTCACATCAAGCAAGAGGACTTTGATTGCTCTACAGGTTGAAGCTTCTTCTACTTTTCTACGCCATTGTTTCCTATAATCTGGGTTTAAGAAGGAGCCAACTACAAGACCACGTAAAGTCTCCTCCATGTATAAAATATATGTCACAATGCTAGGAAGACTACCCTCTCCATTCTTTAAAGAAGGAAGGCCACCAAGGATCTTATTGGCACTTTTGGTGGCAGTGGAGACAGCAGAATTCAACATGCATCCCCTCTTGCTTGAACCTGGGACCTTACAAGAATGACACCAGCCACACCTTTCCCTTGGGATATCCAACAACTTCTTCTCAGCACTTGGCCAGAAAAACCGTGAGGCTGCTAATGAGAAAGCTTTAACTTGCAGCAAAATGCTACTAGCAGATGTAACTTTCCTGGCACTGCCTGATCTGTTTACCTCAGAAACCTGACTTTCCTCTGACGAAAGAACAGCCAGCTTTGCAGCTGCAGTAGCAGCAAAATGCCCATAGTTATAGTGATTTACATAAGCATGTGGTTTAAAAGAAATTCCCATATATTGATAATCAACTACAGAATTTCTTGCATCCCTTCCAAAACCCACATGATTGCCCACTTTGCTCTGGTTCTGGCAAAACATATTTGCTTGAAAATGGACACTATTTGCTGCTCCACCATAACTATTACTACTGTTTCCCGAGGCACATGACGCATGATCTATGATATTCGATCTGTCAACTAAGCTTTGGTGGGTTACATCAGAAGCAGTTTGCTGGCTAACTGAAGCAGCAGACATAGCAGACTCAATATAAATCTGCTCAGACGGCTTCTTATTCATTGGAGGATGATCCTTCCCTCGCATTGCCCAACCATTGCTAAGAGAGCAAGTGAGGTCAGTTTGGTTCATTGCCAGCATAGAAGCATCCGGACATGAAACTCCAACATTGCTTCCACTGAAGCTGCTTGCATTCTCAACATCAACTGAACCCAAAGCTTTATGACTTTCCTTTACAAAAGGCAGAGGTGATCCAGTAGAAAATTTTGCATCTTCCTTCACGTTTGCTACATTGCCGCCCATTTCGAGTGGGGAAAAAATATTTTCTGGGACATTCCAATAGCGTATAATTGCTTTGCATATATCGAAGTATAATGTTTTATGTTCAATGGATGAAGAAAGCACCTGGAGGACTCTGGGAATGTCATTCAGATTGTAGTATCTAACATATGATTCAGTATCACGGGAAGCCTTCAGCCTGcaattatcaattttaaaattgtaaTCAGAAATTTAGAACAGTTTGGAAAGCTAACCGGAGAAAAAAATGAGGCATCAATGTCATGCATATTGGCAACTTAGCACACCAAGCAACAAGTCAAATGCAGTAGAAAAATGGAcaattaaataatagaaaaaaaatcaGGAGATTGAACTGACAAACAGTAATTGTTACTAGCATAAAATAAGAAACAGGTTTAAAGGCTTACACTAGCAAGTGGTTACAAGTACCCAAGAAGACTTGACCATACAAATCAACACCAAAAAGTTCTGCTCCTCTAAGCGAGGTGTTTAATGCAATTGCTGGTCCCATTTTATCAATAACACATTCAGGACAATACCAGGGCCCTTCAGGTATATGCATTTTGACGACACCTATACATCTTGTATGATAGGCAGATGGACACCCATCACAGCAAAGCAATGTCCCATCCATGCCACAAAGACGGCACTCATCACTATTTCCGTCTACATCAGTATCAACAGCAGCAGTCCCCCCAGTACCTCTCAAACCTAAAGAACATGTCCTAGAAGATGACTTGACCCCATGACTTTCTGCATTAATCTCCATTGACTCCTTTCCCTTGCATGCTGAAGTTTTAGAATGTATAGGATGGAACTTTCTAGGTCCTTTTTCAAGAGAATCAGTCACAACAGTATCAAGATCTACTCCTACTTCTGTTGCCTCTCGCATGTCAATTTCAGCTCTCACCTCTGCATAATCTAATACATCATCACATAGAATTTGTAGAATCATCAGCTTTCTGGTCACAGATAAGGAATAGTACTCTCTCTCAGCAACATCTTCATAAAATCCTTCCCACTCGGGTCCTCTTGCATATCCCATTATCACAAAATATTGGACCAGATAAGCAGGCCAAGTCAGTGTATCGAGCAAGCTCCAATCAAGACACCTGCAGATAAAGAATGTAacaattataattattatgaatTTATGTTCATGACCAAAGTGAGaacaatatttttttttcttttttggtaatCAGCAGAAGGTATTATGCTGCCCTGGAAGTTTGAACCCAAACATATGTTCTTGTCCAAAGAGAGATCAAAGTCACTCAGTTGGTAGGAAAAAGTGCATTAACTGTATCATGCAATTACCTGGCACTTCTAGTCACCCATAAACCACACAATCTTCTTTTCAAGGAGAGATCGTAGCTAATCaaccataatttttttttgaagagGGGGGCATCAATTGCATCATCAAAATGACTTGGTACTTTTAATCACCCTAAAGCACACATAAACTCATGGAGGATTGGAACAAGTGTtcgttttctttaaatttttaagagCTAAGTACTATCTTGCATCTTTAGCAAGAAAAGATAATAATATGGTAGATTGTGGTGAGAACCATATTTTTCATGGAGCATCCCAGAAAAAAATCCATCAAACCATTAAAACAATATACTAATGCCTAACTATCTATGATGTGTGAAAATGGATATACATACCTCAAGCATTTTGATGCAAGCTCTGAGCCTTCTGAAGAGATTGTTTCAAGATGACAACTCAATGCTCGCATCAAAGCAACATGAACAGCATCAAGCAAAGGGTTTGGTTCACAGCAATTTAATGACCCCACAAAATCATCCAATCCAAACGGGCTCAAAAACAATATTATGCTGAAGGACCTAAGAAAACCATACACAGAAAATAGATTTGAAACGCACTCCTCCGGCACACCAATTGTTCCTGAACCAGGAGGCAACAGAGGTGGTGGAATAAGAGGAATCTCAGACTCCAAAGACAATCCCCTATCGTGTGCATGCTCACAGGAATCACTTGAAGAATCTGCATCATCCTCTTGCTCTCCATCATTCTCGACCATCATCTCACTAACAGCCAAACTTTCCACGCCCTCAGCCTCATTTTTTAAAACTTCCGCTTTCTTCTTTTCCTCCTTCAATTTACTCTCCTTTACAATCCTGTTTAACACTAATTCATCTAACCTAACTTTTCTCCTACTCAAATCATCATCGAAATATGAATCTTCCAAAACCAACTCTCGAAGTTCCCCACTCTCCAGATCCTCAAAATCACCATCCTCATAGTCTACTCTATACAATCCAGTGTCATAGGAAACAATCTTACCTAAAAATACACTTCCCCCAAATTCTTTCAACACGTATCGACCTACAAAGGCCATGGATCTTGTCTCCAACACCCGTTTTTTAGTTTTGGAATTATTAAATTTCGTATCAGCAACAGaactttcattttcttcttctggTCGCCTACGTTTCCTCGGCCTACCTCTAGGCCGTTTTACGATAACCTCCATTGACCGACCGACCCGATAACAGATCGAATCGACCCCTGGATTTGATAAACCTAGTTTCCAAACAACCCCCTAGGGTTTCCAAAAAATTCCTTTTATTTACAGAGCCTGAGGtcgcctctcttttttttttttttctgatttttagTGATCTATGGCTCGCAGAGGTCCTTTAGAAGAAATTCTAAACAAATATTGaataaatcaattttttaaaatgataaaaaaatcggAGAAATAAAATCAgagtaatttttaataaaaagtaattatggAGGAAGAACTATGGAGAGATACCTGGTTAGGGTTTTTTGATAACCGCCATTGAAATTGTCTTCTGAGATTCTAGAGATTAGAGAGAAAGATAGAGAGATAGGGAGTCCTAATAGCAGTGAACAACGGCCTCTTTTATCGCGCGTGAGAAAAGTGAAAAGTGAGGAGTGGCGGGCTCGGTTTTTTTTTGAGTTATCGATTTGAACTCGTCCGAGTTGGGCCGTGAAATTTAATGATTTTCTTCTCCACCAGATTTTATATGGGGGATATTTTGTGCGGACACCCTCACGGTTATGATTTACTGAGCTTGTAATTATGTTATATGTGCTTTTTAATATTCtctatttgtatttttaaatttataatatttaactttttaaattgattttaagcaagtgaaaataaataaattttattttaatggaATAAAATTTGTACTTTTATACTTCCCTCATGTTATATTGTTATTATAAACTTTTGATTGCTTAAATTTGCTtgatataattcattaaaataattcattttatataataagtaaaataaataaattgttgcAAGAATCATAGTAAACTAATCGATTGAACTACTTGAACTTGAAATTAATGATCCGATCAATTTAATTGATTAAGGTAAATGAAAAATCAGAATTATTTTGAATCCTTAAAAGGATAATAAATCAAAGAGTAATGAAAATCTACTTTGattctttttgtattttattttttgtaaatatgattttttctatttttgaataaatttaaaatgtttttaatgaaattttaaattattattattttaaagtgaTTGAATTGTCTTATTCAACGAGATCGATTCTTACTAGTAaaaaaatatttcatttaatcatctagtatttaataaaaaattaagatgttattaaaattttaaacttcataacttaaaaataacataaaattaatttgtatttGTTGAAATTGACTTTTTATTAGtattgagtaaattatgaaagCAAAATTATGTGCATGGTTCACAGTGTAAAAATATATCAGTGCACGATACCATAATTCAAACCAAGTCCACCAAAAGCCAAATGGTCGTGACCTTACACAATCCACTCCAACATATGCTCTAAGATTAAAAATTAGGACTAATGGTCGAATTGACTCAGTGTATAAACGAGGCAACTCAGAGTTAGTTAGACTCGTGCATGTTTTAAATGAGTCGAAGCCCTATTCGGCTTTTGCTGTCCTTCTTTTTAGATTCAAACGGGTAATCGGGTCGAGTAAAATTGAAAAGATACAAATACACAACACAAACAAAATTATTATGTGGCGGGAAAATTTTTCCCCGCCCTTTAATGGAATTACTCGCCATTTTTTTTAAAGCATTGAAATTGGATTATTAATAAGTTgggatattaatatattaattgacTTTGAGGGTAGCATATCTTTGAAAATCAAACAGAATGTTGTAACACATATTTATTGGTTAAATGCACCCCAAACATCTTAACAgccaatattttttatatttatgatatatattaccATATTAGTTAATGAATCTGAGGCAAACAAAACATATTACACCCTCTACTAAAATCATAAAATTCACTTGTGATATTATGCAAGTATCAAATAATCATCAAGGAAAATTATTGTCACTTCTACTAGTACAAAGCCAAAAATGATGAGCGAgttgatttttcgatctcattaatatatatttttaaacacaATTAACTCGACATAAGCACAAAAAGATTAAAATTTATTTGTTAGGTATCCCAAGCGTCATACTAGAGGATTGTTGCCCATGGAACAAAAGACTTTGTGTATGATGGATATCGGCGGCAATGTGCAAGGGCAAAGTTTTATTTTTGGGAGTGTTAATTGGGTTATTAATAAAGTATTAAGGGAAGATGATTCTCTGAACAAAGGTGATGTGGAGATAAAATCTTAAATGAGCAACATGGTGATGGAACTTCTAGTAGGTAATTCAATTAATCCCATAGATAAGTTGTTGAACTCTTTAGATATTCAAATAAGAATGTAGATTCGAACGGGGAAGATGATATTAGACTATTAGATGGTGATGTATTGATTAATGTAATTAATGGGATACCATCTATAAGGTTCTATGAAATAGTACACGCACTAATGGAAAAAAAGCATGGCTAAAACACTTATTTGAAACTCCTTGgtcaaagaataaaatttaatgCATTATTTAATAGGACTTGTGTGTCATGGAAGCCATCTCAACCATTTTAGCTGATGGATATGGAGAATGAATGTTACATGGTCAATATCTCATAGTGTAACCATGGATACCATCATTCAATATTGTTGCACCATATTTGCGTATTGTGAATGAATGGACATTTTTACTTGGTCGCCCTTGAACGCTATATAAGAAGAGCTCGCTAAGGGTGATTCGAGATATCATTAGGAATGTAGTATGTATCGACTATCAAACAGATAATGGTAAGAAGGGGGAATTTGCTCATATGGCAGTCACTAATGATTTAAGAATGCCTCTAATCTCTATGATTAGATTAAATACCAAATCCAATTAATGGAGTATGAAGCCATATTGGACATCAATTTTTAGTGCAAACAATACAATCATGTTACAAGGCTTGTTTTGAGATTAGTACAAATATTATGTAAGAGACATGAATGTTATAATTATAACATGAGGAATGTGAAAAGTGCAATGGAGCAAGTTGTTATGCGCCTTGGCGTAGGATCTAGTCACAAGTCTAGATGAGAAAGAATTATTGTttcgacctatggttactcaaaagGCAGATTCGTCCTTGACTGAACCCCCTCTCAAAATAACGTTTCTTTTGATAGAATAATTACTTTTCTCTTTATTTCATATTGGCAGCCTTTTATAGATTGTTAATAACAAATGAAAGAGTCCTAATTGACATAAAATAGAATTCCTAACTTAGTTTATGAAGGAAACAAAAGCCTAATATAATAGATAAAATAAGTAAAACTAAAACTCTTGGTAAAacttgatataataaataaatcaaactaAAAACTCCTATTGTAATTAAAGTGTCCATATCATTACTCCCCTTCTCGGAATTGAGCTTGTCCTCAAGcttaaattcaaaataaacttCAAAATTTATCCAAAATCATCTATCTCATCACCATCTTGCTTGCCTTTAACATCTGGTACTTCTATCCAAAATAACATTTTACATTTGTGTCCCATGGAATAAGACTTGTAACAATTATAACACAGCCCTTTCGCCCTTCTTTCCGTCATTTCTATCCATATCAATCTCTTAATAAATGGTGCAGAAGAACCTATTTTGTCGTTGTTCCCAGTTGGTTCTATTGTTGGTCCCCATCCCTTTACAATGTTCTTAGTTGTTGGAATGATTGAATTGCTGTCAGTGTTTTGGGAAGTTGGCCAATTCAAGATGGCTTGAGATGACAATTTGGAAGAGACATTTTGTTTACATTCCAATTTTTAAGCCATATTCATTGCAACTCCAAGGTTTTCTGGTTGTTGCATCTCAATATCAATTCTAAGTTCCTCTATCAACCCGGCAGTAAAGAGGTTTACTTGTTGTTAAGGTTTAAGATCAGTAGTCCTGGCCAATAGTGATTGAAATTGACGTTGATATTCCTATACAGTCCCAGTTTGGTTCAAGTTGGCAAGTTTTCCGAAGGGGTTATTACTCATAGGTGGCCCAAACCTTACATGACAACACTCTTTGAAGCGCCCCCAATCAAGATTTgcctcttcttcttctatttgatCAAACCACAATTGTGCCTCTTCTAAAAGATGGAATGATGCTCAGCTTACTTTGTCTTATTCGTTAGTTCGTTAATTGCCAAAAAAAATTTCTCATCTTTTCAACCACCCTAAAGGATCTCCAACACTATCATAAGTGGGAAATTCCATCTTAGAGTACCATGGCACCATGCACCCACCATGTTGCAAGTCTAAATTCCTTTTCCTGCCTCCGCTACTGCTCTGTTCTTC from Gossypium arboreum isolate Shixiya-1 chromosome 9, ASM2569848v2, whole genome shotgun sequence includes the following:
- the LOC108456779 gene encoding DDT domain-containing protein PTM-like; the protein is MEVIVKRPRGRPRKRRRPEEENESSVADTKFNNSKTKKRVLETRSMAFVGRYVLKEFGGSVFLGKIVSYDTGLYRVDYEDGDFEDLESGELRELVLEDSYFDDDLSRRKVRLDELVLNRIVKESKLKEEKKKAEVLKNEAEGVESLAVSEMMVENDGEQEDDADSSSDSCEHAHDRGLSLESEIPLIPPPLLPPGSGTIGVPEECVSNLFSVYGFLRSFSIILFLSPFGLDDFVGSLNCCEPNPLLDAVHVALMRALSCHLETISSEGSELASKCLRCLDWSLLDTLTWPAYLVQYFVIMGYARGPEWEGFYEDVAEREYYSLSVTRKLMILQILCDDVLDYAEVRAEIDMREATEVGVDLDTVVTDSLEKGPRKFHPIHSKTSACKGKESMEINAESHGVKSSSRTCSLGLRGTGGTAAVDTDVDGNSDECRLCGMDGTLLCCDGCPSAYHTRCIGVVKMHIPEGPWYCPECVIDKMGPAIALNTSLRGAELFGVDLYGQVFLGTCNHLLVLKASRDTESYVRYYNLNDIPRVLQVLSSSIEHKTLYFDICKAIIRYWNVPENIFSPLEMGGNVANVKEDAKFSTGSPLPFVKESHKALGSVDVENASSFSGSNVGVSCPDASMLAMNQTDLTCSLSNGWAMRGKDHPPMNKKPSEQIYIESAMSAASVSQQTASDVTHQSLVDRSNIIDHASCASGNSSNSYGGAANSVHFQANMFCQNQSKVGNHVGFGRDARNSVVDYQYMGISFKPHAYVNHYNYGHFAATAAAKLAVLSSEESQVSEVNRSGSARKVTSASSILLQVKAFSLAASRFFWPSAEKKLLDIPRERCGWCHSCKVPGSSKRGCMLNSAVSTATKSANKILGGLPSLKNGEGSLPSIVTYILYMEETLRGLVVGSFLNPDYRKQWRRKVEEASTCRAIKVLLLDLEDNISLNALSLDWVKLMDDWLVDSSVIQSTSSTVGFPLKRGPGGRRRRKQSVASEVTADDCDGKSIDWWRGGKLSTHVFQKAILPASMVRKAAQQGGVRKISGINYVDDFEIPKRSRQLIWRAAVERSKNAAQLALQVRYLDLHVRWNDLVRPEHNISDGKGSETEAYVFRNAIICDKKTVESKIQYGVAFGNQKHLPSRVMKNVVDIEKIDDEKEKYWFHVTYIPLYLIKEYEERMSVSAFAPVKKPLSELSELQRRQLKASRRNIFAYLISKRDKSEKCSCASCQMDVLLRNAVKCGTCQGYCHQGCTLSSTVMNGKVECLTICKECYNARVLARNEINTKSPTTLLPLQGQVCCSAPAVSKGMPVKSSTQPMKLSSIRSKENSVKIQERSSDTKQSASHSRLASKRSKLCNWGVIWRKRNSDETGIDFRRANILTRGVSDNHFLKPKCELCRQPFNSDLMYIHCETCRKWYHADAVELEESRISDVVGFKCCKCRRIRGPECPFMGPELREQKRKKRFGKLQKQGQGSLALDSDLGTISDIKVCSPVTPIISTEDELVYVNDPDVFSLSKVEQITENIPEVDIELNTASAPGPQKLPVRRHIKREGEVDGFAGGDVEHVELLTYPEPNDFAVPKGDSAIPFAEWDVPGNGGPEGELIFDYENLNYEDMEFEPQTYFSFTELLASDDGTDGTAKDVDNQVEADVTALHCHVCLLNDPAPELYCDVCGFLMHSHCSPWEESSSSESNWRCGRCREWR